From one Lolium rigidum isolate FL_2022 chromosome 4, APGP_CSIRO_Lrig_0.1, whole genome shotgun sequence genomic stretch:
- the LOC124650270 gene encoding protein starmaker-like — MTKESSEPDGEDEVQDELDELLEQSRQMDQESSESNGDDEEEDELDEQEGQMDQESSESEGEDEEEDEVDGQEGQMDQESSKSGGEDDEQDEEGDQERQMDQESSESDGEVEERDGEDDQERQMDQESSESNGEDEDQDEEDDQERQMDQVSSESDGEYEERDGEDDQERQTDQESSESDDEVGEEDEEDEQERQIDQESSESDGEDEEQDEVDEEVEQEMQIDQELSESEQAHSESQSIQAPVESAGSEEEDEQIEQEMHIDQAYSEFDGEDEEQYVEEHLGEEESQNNQESVGGDEEGQEEEDEQVEDVLDGGCVHKNSSEPVLAPPPSKHTAIANMTLDEDMLDCGVCFLPLKPPIFQCDVGHVVCSSCRYKLATFGRCHVCSTAITGGYRRCHALEQLVESIRGSCPNATYGCAARVPYYDLHAHLLDFPHAPCHCPREACGFVGSTSALLDHFVGTHKWPCITGVRNSENRAIHLHDGFNFMAVVHDTREYLFLLRVTRSPFGRVISSVCLHPQAAADGSRSKNVKCRLQLIYLRDIFDDSDVLSHVQDSSFKVTCTDLSSGMPNLCFQFIVPYEVQPEAAATVEVKVSFTIR; from the exons ATGACTAAAGAGAGCTCCGAgcctgatggtgaagatgaggtGCAGGACGAACTGGACGAGCTGCTCGAGCAGTCAAGGCAAATGGATCAGGAGAGCTCAGAATCTAatggtgacgacgaggaggaggacgaactgGACGAGCAGGAAGGGCAAATGGATCAAGAGAGCTCAGAATCTGAgggtgaagatgaggaggaggacgaagtggACGGGCAGGAAGGGCAAATGGATCAAGAGAGCTCAAAATCTGGTGGTGAAGACGATGAGCAGGACGAAGAGGGCGACCAGGAAAGACAAATGGATCAAGAGAGCTCAGAATCTGATGGTGAAGTTGAGGAGCGGGACGGAGAGGACGACCAGGAAAGGCAAATGGATCAAGAGAGCTCAGAATCTAACGGTGAAGACGAGGATCAAGACGAAGAGGACGACCAAGAAAGGCAAATGGATCAAGTGAGCTCAGAATCTGACGGCGAATATGAGGAGCGGGACGGAGAGGATGACCAGGAAAGGCAAACAGATCAAGAGAGCTCAGAATCTGATGATGAAGTtggggaggaggacgaagaggatgaGCAGGAAAGGCAAATTGACCAAGAGAGCTCAGAATCTGATGGTGAAGACGAGGAGCAGGACGAAGTGGACGAGGAGGTAGAACAGGAAATGCAAATTGATCAAGAGCTCTCAGAATCTGAACAAGCACACTCGGAAAGCCAAAGCATTCAAGCTCCTGTGGAGTCTGCTGGTAGCGAAGAAGAGGACGAGCAGATAGAGCAGGAAATGCATATCGATCAAGCATACTCGGAATTTGATGGTGAAGACGAGGAACAGTACGTAGAAGAACACCTGGGGGAGGAGGAAAGCCAAAACAATCAAGAATCTGTAGGTGGGGATGAGGAGGGACAGGAAGAAGAGGACGAGCAGGTGGAGGATGTTTTAGACGGGGGATGTGTTCACAAAAACTCCTCTGAGCCGGTATTGGCACCACCACCGTCCAAGCATACAGCGATAGCGAACATGACGTTGGACGAGGACATGCTCGATTGCGGTGTTTGTTTCCTACCCCTCAAGCCACCAATCTTCCAG TGTGATGTCGGCCACGTGGTGTGCTCGTCGTGTCGGTACAAGCTGGCCACGTTTGGGAGGTGCCATGTGTGTAGCACCGCCATTACCGGTGGCTACCGCCGGTGCCATGCCTTGGAGCagctggtggagtccatccgggggtCATGCCCCAATGCAACCTATGGCTGCGCTGCCAGGGTGCCCTACTATGACCTCCATGCTCACCTTCTGGATTTCCCACACGCTCCGTGCCACTGCCCTAGAGAAGCATGTGGCTTCGTTGGCTCGACATCGGCGCTCCTTGATCACTTCGTCGGCACACACAAGTGGCCATGCATCACCGGGGTTCGGAACAGCGAGAATCGTGCCATCCACCTCCATGATGGCTTCAACTTCATGGCTGTCGTCCATGACACCAGAGAGTACCTATTCCTGTTAAGGGTGACGCGCTCACCATTTGGCCGCGTGATATCGTCCGTGTGCTTACACCCTCAAGCCGCAGCCGATGGTTCTCGGTCAAAGAATGTGAAGTGCAGGCTCCAGCTCATCTACTTGCGCGACATCTTCGATGACTCTGACGTGCTGTCCCATGTCCAGGATTCTTCTTTCAAAGTGACATGCACTGATCTCTCCAGTGGGATGCCCAACCTCTGCTTCCAGTTCATCGTGCCCTATGAGGTTCAACCAGAAGCTGCGGCTACTGTCGAAGTCAAAGTATCTTTCACCATCCGGTAG